Proteins encoded within one genomic window of Diorhabda sublineata isolate icDioSubl1.1 chromosome 1, icDioSubl1.1, whole genome shotgun sequence:
- the LOC130448366 gene encoding uncharacterized protein LOC130448366 has product MKSETVLITDRDEIRKLSGKSKESVFRDIKIIKEWLETQKHLPEIPSDNLIEFFLNNCKFSIEKTKQNLDMYYTLRNLIPDMYQNANPSTPDIEEVYKKAYMFPLPKLTPSKERIMFFKYKDVDDIVDIRKIYAHYLNNIYEIRAQEDLTMGDVVVADLEHISFAMAAKNTPVILKQVALAMEKIHSLRLKGVYMYNCPNYMTNFLKLFKSFLSSKLGERIHSYPTIENISEHFPLDILPSDLGGQEKSLDELEAMWKAKFFEYKDRFDELEKMEVNEKLRPEKLKNDELLGYYGNFKKIDTD; this is encoded by the exons ATGAAATCTGAAACTGTACTAATCACCGATCGCgatgaaattagaaaattgTCCGGTAAATCGAAAGAATCCGTTTTTcgagatataaaaattattaaggaATGGTTGGAAACTCAAAAGCATCTACCTGAAATTCCAA GTGATAATTTGATCGAAttctttttgaataattgtaaattCAGTATCGAGAAAAcgaaacaaaatttggatatgtACTATACGTTGAGAAATCTTATACCGGATATGTACCAAAACGCGAATCCATCTACACCAGATATAGAAGAAGTTTACAAAAAAGC ttatatGTTTCCTTTACCAAAATTAACCCCATCAAAGGAaagaataatgtttttcaaatataaagacGTGGATGACATCGTGGATATACGGAAAATCTACGCTCATTACCTCAataatatttacgaaataaGAGCTCAAGAAGATCTCACAATGGGCGACGTTGTCGTAGCAGATCTGGAGCACATCAGCTTCGCCATGGCGGCCAAAAACACACCCGTAATTTTGAAACAAGTAGCTCTTGCCATGGAG aaaattcacAGTCTGAGATTGAAAGGTGTATACATGTACAATTGTCCAAAttatatgacaaattttttgaaattattcaaaagctTTTTGAGCAGTAAATTGGGTGAAAGA ATTCACTCATATCCAACGATTGAAAATATTAGTGAACATTTTCCATTGGACATATTACCAAGCGATTTAGGTGGTCAAGAAAAGTCTTTAGACGAACTAGAAG CAATGTGGAAGGCGAAATTTTTCGAATACAAAGATAGATTTGACGAGCTAGAAAAAATGGAAGTTAACGAAAAACTACGAccggaaaaattgaaaaacgatGAACTCTTGGGATActatggaaattttaaaaaaatagacaCCGACTAA